One region of Oryza sativa Japonica Group chromosome 10, ASM3414082v1 genomic DNA includes:
- the LOC107278149 gene encoding aspartic proteinase nepenthesin-1, which produces MGRLVTTLLVLCLIPPTMCSLAAAHDDLRRGLEQATRGRLLADATPAGGAAVVPIRWSPPYYVANFTIGTPPQPASAIVDVAGELVWTQCSACRRCFKQDLPVFVPNASSTFKPEPCGTAVCESIPTRSCSGDVCSYKGPPTQLRGNTSGFAATDTFAIGTATVRLAFGCVVASDIDTMDGPSGFIGLGRTPWSLVAQMKLTRFSYCLSPRNTGKSSRLFLGSSAKLAGGESTSTAPFIKTSPDDDSHHYYLLSLDAIRAGNTTIATAQSGGILVMHTVSPFSLLVDSAYRAFKKAVTEAVGGAAAPPMATPPQPFDLCFKKAAGFSRATAPDLVFTFQGAAALTVPPAKYLIDVGEEKDTACAAILSMAWLNRTGLEGVSVLGSLQQEDVHFLYDLKKETLSFEPADCSSLP; this is translated from the coding sequence ATGGGTAGGCTAGTGACAACACTGCTCGTGCTGTGCTTGATCCCGCCGACGATGTGTTCActcgcggcggcgcacgacgaCCTCCGGCGAGGCCTAGAGCAAGCCAcgcgcggccgcctcctcgccgacgcgacgccggcgggaggcgcggcCGTCGTGCCCATCCGGTGGTCCCCGCCGTACTACGTGGCGAACTTCACCATcggcacgccgccgcagcccgcGTCGGCGAtcgtcgacgtcgccggagAGCTCGTCTGGACGCAGTGCTCGgcgtgccgccgctgcttcaAGCAGGACCTGCCCGTGTTCGTCCCGAACGCGTCGTCCACCTTCAAGCCGGAGCCGTGCGGCACCGCCGTCTGCGAGTCCATCCCGACGCGCAGCTGCTCCGGCGACGTGTGCTCCTACAAGGGGCCGCCCACCCAGCTGCGCGGGAACACCTCCGGGTTCGCCGCCACCGACACGTTCGCCATCGGGACGGCCACGGTGAGGCTCGCCTTCGGGTGCGTCGTGGCGAGCGACATCGACACCATGGACGGGCCTTCCGGGTTCATCGGTCTAGGGAGGACGCCATGGTCGCTCGTCGCGCAGATGAAGCTCACCAGGTTCTCCTACTGCCTCTCGCCACGCAACACCGGGAAGAGCAGCCGGCTGTTCCTCGGCTCCTCCGCCAaactggccggcggcgagagcaccTCGACGGCGCCGTTCATCAAGACCTCGCCCGACGATGACAGCCACCACTACTACCTGCTCAGCCTGGACGCCATTAGAGCCGGCAACACGACGATCGCCACGGCTCAGAGCGGCGGCATCCTCGTGATGCACACCGTCTCGCCGTTCAGCCTCCTGGTCGACAGCGCGTACAGGGCCTTCAAGAAGGCGGTGACGGaggccgtcggcggcgcggccgcgccgccgatggcgacgccgccgcagccgttCGACCTCTGCTTCAAGAAGGCGGCGGGGTtcagccgcgccaccgccccgGACCTGGTGTTCACGTTCCAGGGCGCCGCCGCGTTGACGGTGCCGCCGGCGAAGTACCTGATCGACGTCGGCGAGGAGAAGGACACGGCGTGCGCGGCGATCCTGAGCATGGCGTGGCTGAACAGGACGGGGTTGGAAGGGGTGAGCGTCCTGGGAAGCTTGCAGCAGGAGGACGTCCATTTCCTCTACGATCTCAAGAAGGAGACGCTCTCCTTCGAACCTGCGGATTGCAGCTCACTCCCTTAG
- the LOC107275397 gene encoding aspartic proteinase nepenthesin-1, whose amino-acid sequence MGRLVTTLLVLCLIYVTTCSLSTRTAAFRAHDLRRGLEQAMRGRLLADATPAGGSAVPIHWSRHLYNVANFTIGTPPQPASAIIDVAGELVWTQCSMCSRCFKQDLPLFVPNASSTFRPEPCGTDACKSIPTSNCSSNMCTYEGTINSKLGGHTLGIVATDTFAIGTATASLGFGCVVASGIDTMGGPSGLIGLGRAPSSLVSQMNITKFSYCLTPHDSGKNSRLLLGSSAKLAGGGNSTTTPFVKTSPGDDMSQYYPIQLDGIKAGDAAIALPPSGNTVLVQTLAPMSFLVDSAYQALKKEVTKAVGAAPTATPLQPFDLCFPKAGLSNASAPDLVFTFQQGAAALTVPPPKYLIDVGEEKGTVCMAILSTSWLNTTALDENLNILGSLQQENTHFLLDLEKKTLSFEPADCSSLIS is encoded by the coding sequence ATGGGAAGGCTAGTGACAACACTGCTCGTGCTGTGCTTGATCTACGTGACGACATGTTCGCTCTCGACGCGCACGGCGGCGTTCCGCGCGCACGACCTCCGGCGAGGTCTAGAGCAAGCCATgcgcggccgcctcctcgccgacgcgACGCCGGCAGGAGGCTCGGCCGTGCCCATCCACTGGTCCAGACACCTCTACAACGTGGCGAACTTCACCATcggcacgccgccgcagcccgcGTCGGCGATCATCgacgtcgccggtgagctcgtcTGGACGCAGTGCTCGATGTGCAGCCGCTGCTTCAAGCAGGACCTGCCCCTGTTCGTCCCGAACGCGTCGTCCACCTTCCGGCCGGAGCCGTGCGGCACCGACGCCTGCAAGTCCATCCCGACGAGCAACTGCTCCAGCAACATGTGCACCTACGAGGGCACCATCAACAGCAAGCTGGGTGGGCACACCTTGGGCATAGTCGCCACCGACACGTTCGCCAtcgggacggcgacggcgagcctcGGCTTCGGGTGCGTCGTGGCGAGCGGCATCGACACCATGGGTGGACCTTCCGGTCTCATCGGGCTAGGGagggcgccgtcgtcgctcgtCTCACAGATGAACATCACAAAGTTCTCGTACTGCCTGACGCCCCACGACTCCGGGAAGAACAGCCGGCTGCTCCTCGGCTCCTCCGCCAaactggccggcggcggcaacagcaCCACGACGCCGTTCGTCAAGACCTCGCCCGGCGACGACATGAGCCAATATTACCCGATACAATTGGACGGGATAAAAGCCGGCGACGCGGCAATCGCGCTGCCGCCGAGCGGCAACACCGTCCTTGTCCAGACCTTGGCGCCGATGAGCTTCCTGGTGGACAGTGCGTACCAGGCCCTCAAGAAGGAGGTGACGAAGGCCGTCGGCGCtgcgccgacggcgacgccgttgCAGCCTTTCGACCTTTGCTTCCCGAAGGCGGGGCTCAGCAACGCCAGCGCGCCGGACCTGGTGTTCACGTTCCAGCAGGGCGCCGCCGCGTTGACGGTTCCGCCGCCGAAGTACCTGATCGACGTCGGCGAGGAGAAGGGCACGGTGTGCATGGCGATCCTGAGCACGTCGTGGCTGAACACGACGGCGTTGGACGAGAACCTCAACATCCTGGGTAGCTTGCAGCAGGAGAACACGCACTTCCTCTTGGATCTGGAGAAGAAGACGCTCTCCTTCGAACCTGCAGACTGCAGCTCA
- the LOC107275730 gene encoding aspartic proteinase nepenthesin-1 yields the protein MGRLVVTVLFVLCSISLTTTCAAALRGHDLRRAMRGRLLADGGGAVVPLHWSRELYNVASFTIGTPPQPASAFIDVGGLLVWTQCSQCSSSSCFNQELPPFDPTKSSTYRPEPCGTALCEFFPASIRNCSGDVCAYEASTQLFEHTSGKIGTDAVAIGTATAASVAFGCVMASDIKLMDGGPSGFVGLARTPLSLVAQMNVTAFSHCLAPHDGGGGKNSRLFLGAAAKLAGGGKSAAMTTPFVKSSPDDIKSLYYLINLEGIKAGDEAIITVPQSGRTVLLQTFSPVSFLVDGVYQDLKKAVTAAVGGPTATPPEQFQSIFDLCFKRGGVSGAPDVVLTFQGAAALTVPPTNYLLDVGDDTVCVAIASSARLNSTEVAGMSILGGLQQQNVHFLYDLEKETLSFEAADCSSLSPN from the coding sequence ATGGGAAGGCTAGTTGTAACAGTACTGTTCGTGTTGTGCTCGATCTCTCTGACGACGACGTGCGCCGCGGCGCTTCGCGGGCACGATCTCCGGCGAGCCATgcgcggccgcctcctcgccgacggcggcggcgcggtcgtgCCGCTCCACTGGTCCCGCGAGCTCTACAACGTGGCGAGCTTCACCATcggcacgccgccgcagcccgcGTCGGCGTTCATCGACGTCGGCGGGCTGCTCGTCTGGACGCAGTGCTCgcagtgcagcagcagcagctgcttcAACCAGGAGCTCCCGCCGTTCGACCCGACCAAGTCGTCCACCTACCGGCCGGAGCCGTGCGGCACCGCCCTCTGCGAGTTCTTCCCGGCGAGCATCCGCAACTGCTCCGGCGACGTGTGCGCCTACGAGGCGAGCACCCAGCTGTTCGAGCACACCTCCGGGAAGATCGGcaccgacgccgtcgccatcggcacggccacggcggcgagcgTCGCCTTCGGGTGCGTCATGGCGAGCGACATCAAGCTCATGGACGGCGGCCCTTCCGGATTCGTCGGGCTAGCGAGGACGCCGCTGTCTCTCGTCGCGCAGATGAACGTCACCGCGTTCTCGCACTGCCTGGCgccgcacgacggcggcggcgggaagaacAGCCGGCTgttcctcggcgccgccgcgaagcttgccggcggcggcaagagcgCCGCCATGACGACGCCGTTCGTCAAGAGCTCTCCCGACGACATCAAGAGCCTCTATTACCTGATCAATTTGGAAGGGATAAAAGCCGGCGACGAGGCGATCATCACGGTGCCCCAGAGCGGCCGCACCGTCCTACTTCAGaccttctcgccggtcagcttcctGGTCGACGGCGTGTACCAGGACCTCAAGAAGGCGGTGACGGCCGCCGTCGGCgggccgacggcgacgccgccggagCAATTCCAATCTATATTCGACCTTTGCTTCAAGAGAGGAGGGGTCAGCGGAGCCCCGGACGTCGTGCTCACGTTCCAGGGCGCCGCCGCGTTGACGGTGCCGCCGACGAACTATCTGCTCGACGTCGGGGACGACACGGTGTGCGTGGCGATCGCGAGCTCGGCGAGGCTGAACTCGACGGAGGTGGCAGGGATGAGCATCCTGGGAGGCTTGCAGCAGCAGAACGTCCACTTCCTCTACGACCTGGAGAAGGAGACGCTCTCCTTCGAAGCTGCAGACTGCAGCTCACTGTCTCCTAATTAA
- the LOC4349246 gene encoding aspartic proteinase nepenthesin-1: MGRPVATLLVLCFISVTARAAAFRVHGRLLADAATEGGAVVPIHWTQAMNYVANFTIGTPPQPASAVIDLAGELVWTQCKQCSRCFEQDTPLFDPTASNTYRAEPCGTPLCESIPSDSRNCSGNVCAYQASTNAGDTGGKVGTDTFAVGTAKASLAFGCVVASDIDTMGGPSGIVGLGRTPWSLVTQTGVAAFSYCLAPHDAGRNSALFLGSSAKLAGGGKAASTPFVNISGNGNDLSNYYKVQLEGLKAGDAMIPLPPSGSTVLLDTFSPISFLVDGAYQAVKKAVTAAVGAPPMATPVEPFDLCFPKSGASGAAPDLVFTFRGGAAMTVPATNYLLDYKNGTVCLAMLSSARLNSTTELSLLGSLQQENIHFLFDLDKETLSFEPADCTKLS; encoded by the coding sequence ATGGGAAGGCCAGTGGCAACGCTGCTGGTGCTGTGCTTCATCTCTGTcacggcgcgcgccgccgcgttccGCGTGcacggccgcctcctcgccgacgccgcgacGGAGGGAGGCGCCGTCGTGCCCATCCACTGGACCCAGGCAATGAACTACGTCGCGAACTTCACCATcggcacgccgccgcagccggcgtcGGCGGTCATCGACCTCGCCGGGGAGCTCGTCTGGACGCAGTGCAAGCAGTGCAGCCGCTGCTTCGAGCAGGACACGCCCCTGTTCGACCCGACCGCGTCGAACACCTACCGGGCGGAGCCGTGCGGCACCCCGCTCTGCGAGTCCATCCCGAGCGACAGCCGCAACTGCTCCGGCAACGTGTGCGCGTACCAGGCGTCCACCAATGCCGGGGACACCGGCGGCAAGGTCGGCACCGACACCTTCGCCGTCGGGACGGCCAAGGCGAGCCTCGCGTTCGGGTGCGTCGTGGCGAGCGACATCGACACCATGGGCGGGCCTTCCGGGATCGTCGGGCTAGGGAGGACGCCGTGGTCGCTCGTCACCCAGACGGGCGTCGCCGCGTTCTCCTACTGCCTGGCGCCGCACGACGCCGGGAGGAACAGCGCGCTGTTCCTCGGCTCCTCCGcgaagctcgccggcggcggcaaggccgcctcGACGCCGTTCGTCAACATCTCCGGCAACGGCAATGACCTGAGCAACTACTACAAGGTCCAACTCGAAGGGCTGAAAGCCGGCGACGCGATGATCCCGCTGCCGCCGAGCGGCAGCACCGTCCTGCTCGACACCTTCTCGCCGATCAGCTTCCTCGTCGACGGCGCCTACCAGGCCGTCAAGAAGGCGGTGACGGCCGCCGTCGGCGCACCGCCGATGGCGACGCCGGTGGAGCCGTTCGACCTCTGCTTCCCGAAATcgggggcgagcggcgcggcgccggaCCTCGTGTTCACGTTccggggcggcgccgccatgaCGGTGCCGGCGACGAACTACCTGCTCGACTACAAGAACGGCACGGTGTGCCTCGCCATGCTGAGCTCGGCGCGGCTGAACTCGACGACGGAGCTGAGCTTGCTGGGAAGCTTGCAGCAGGAGAACATCCATTTCCTCTTCGACCTCGACAAGGAGACGCTCTCCTTCGAGCCTGCAGACTGCACTAAACTCTCCTAG
- the LOC107279112 gene encoding uncharacterized protein: protein MVIGLPVWVIKAIDKKRRAFLWTGHPCWDGLKSPVKQTVSDMFAASTFFVPGNGESMLFWSDQWIDGRSVASLAPDLLFVVPQRLPGSRTVASGLANNSYVSDIRGALTIPVISQFLLIWDAVLHDLETANHILLDYVFAQ, encoded by the exons ATGGTGATCGGCCTTCCAGTCTGGGTTATTAAGGCCATTGACAAGAAACGTCGTGCTTTCTTGTGGACGG GGCACCCCTGctgggatggcctgaagtcccCAGTCAAGCAGACCGTCTCCGACATGTTCGCGGCATCCACTTTCTTCGTGCCGGGAAATGGTGAGTCTATGCTCTTCTGGTCCGACCAATGGATCGATGGCCGCTCGGTGGCGTCCTTGGCTCCAGATCTCCTCTTCGTTGTTCCCCAGCGTCTTCCAGGTTCACGCACGGTTGCTTCTGGTCTGGCGAACAACTCCTATGTCTCTGACATCCGCGGTGCCCTCACTATCCCAGTCATCTCCCAGTTTCTCCTTATTTGGGATGCGGTGCTTCAC GATCTTGAGACGGCGAACCACATCCTCCTCGACTATGTGTTTGCTCAGTAG